A single window of Aspergillus puulaauensis MK2 DNA, chromosome 5, nearly complete sequence DNA harbors:
- the hat1 gene encoding histone acetyltransferase catalytic subunit HAT1 (BUSCO:EOG09263EVJ;~COG:B;~EggNog:ENOG410PHRB;~InterPro:IPR019467,IPR016181,IPR017380,IPR037113;~PFAM:PF10394;~go_component: GO:0005634 - nucleus [Evidence IEA];~go_function: GO:0004402 - histone acetyltransferase activity [Evidence IEA];~go_process: GO:0006325 - chromatin organization [Evidence IEA];~go_process: GO:0006348 - chromatin silencing at telomere [Evidence IEA];~go_process: GO:0016573 - histone acetylation [Evidence IEA]): MSAESDWSCDANDAVQITMVQPDQEKPKTLSGFHPAFTYPIFGEEEQIFGYKGLIIRLRFAAHNLRPHVHVSYDEKFSAVEDTAPVDITKALKEFLPEEAFSSLPEFESAVQEEDAKDFVPPGEMVHSYSLRGRNYEIWAASLADPQVQLLLNRVQIMVSFYIEGGLPLTTDDPEWTLERWTVYFVYEKVEPPTPTASAYSIVGYATTYRLWFYQRDQSEKPTPKDDPFPLPEPIRPGELPSRLRIAQFLIIPSHQGTGHGINLYNTIHKACFNDPTIRELTVEDPNESFDVLRDSADYHILRPEFLKNSININPDPWSDSSKKTRRVPTSSLLPIQSLNNIRTTYKIEPTQFAHIQEMFLLGQIPLKNRRKGGANMSRLLIKKHRADDPNDRRYYWWRMLTKQRLYKRSRDVLIQLKMSERHHALDETVTNVEEGYEQLFGFFDEREERLKAQKEDADASSNRDQRAKRKFTVEDDEEEDEEESVAAKRPKA, encoded by the exons GGTCCTGCGACGCCAATGATGCCGTCCAAATCACCATGGTTCAGCCTGACCAGGAAAAGCCCAAGACACTTTCGGGCTTCCATCCTGCGTTCACATACCCGATatttggcgaggaagagcaaaTATTCGGTTACAAAGGATTAATTATCCGCTTACGGTTTGCCGCGCATAACCTTCGTCCTCACGTCCACGTCTCCTATGACGAGAAGTTCTCGGCTGTGGAGGATACTGCGCCTGTTGATATTACCAAGGCACTGAAGGAATTTCTCCCCGAAG AGGCCTTTTCTTCGCTACCCGAGTTCGAGAGCGCCGttcaggaggaagatgcgaaAGACTTTGTACCACCAGGAGAGATGGTCCATAGCTACTCCCTTCGCGGGCGGAACTACGAGATCTGGGCGGCATCTCTTGCGGACCCCCAAGTGCAGCTATTGCTGAACCGGGTTCAGATTATGGTTTCATTTTACATTGAGGGTGGATTGCCTCTTACGACAGATGATCCCGAATGGACATTGGAAAGATGGACGGTTTACTTTGT ATACGAAAAGGTTGAACCTCCCACACCAACAGCCTCAGCATATTCCATTGTGGGTTACGCAACCACATATCGATTGTGGTTCTATCAGAGAGACCAGTCAGAAAAGCCGACACCCAAGGACGACCCGTTCCCTCTACCCGAGCCAATCCGTCCAGGAGAACTCCCATCGCGCTTGCGAATTGCCCAATTCCTGATTATCCCATCGCACCAGGGGACAGGGCACGGCATCAACCTTTACAACACGATCCACAAGGCATGCTTCAATGATCCAACAATCAGGGAGCTTACTGTTGAAGACCCAAATGAGTCTTTCGACGTCCTCCGGGACTCGGCTGACTACCACATCCTCCGCCCCGAATTCCTTAAAAACAGCATTAACATCAACCCCGACCCGTGGAGCGATTCCTCCAAAAAGACCAGACGTGTCCCAACGTCGTCCCTTCTTCCAATCCAGTCCCTCAATAACATCCGCACAACCTACAAGATCGAACCGACTCAATTCGCGCACATCCAGGAAatgttcctcctcggccaaATTCCACTCAAGAATCGCCGAAAGGGTGGAGCGAATATGTCGCGATTGCTCATTAAGAAACATAGGGCGGATGATCCAAATGACCGCCGATACTACTGGTGGCGCATGCTGACGAAGCAGCGTCTCTACAAGCGCTCTCGGGATGTGCTAATCCAGCTAAAGATGAGCGAGCGCCACCATGCCCTGGATGAGACCGTTACtaatgtggaggaggggtaTGAGCAactcttcggcttctttgaCGAACGAGAGGAGCGTCTGAAGGCTCAAAAGGAGGATGCCGATGCGTCAAGCAATAGAGATCAACGTGCGAAGCGGAAATTCACTgtggaagatgacgaggaagaggatgaggaagagtcTGTAGCTGCGAAGCGGCCGAAGGCATAA
- a CDS encoding uncharacterized protein (COG:S;~EggNog:ENOG410PYV6;~SECRETED:SignalP(1-20);~TransMembrane:1 (n3-14c20/21o214-235i)), with translation MRCTAAALGLLLAVPMKCLATDTGQNDEIIPLGGSVVGTNTYTVVRFEAVCSECTDLSHSRLPLELKVSRPDGACDGSAIYLNGQPLVHNRDRNSQHEFSTVPIFSGNSTAVLSVSWQSGCIGAPCGSTGTCSEMDQFLTIQIEQIDDIDLEMSIDFSVTLAEDMRPKIHDLCSHPWEITNFDLIDCPDSRPGLVNQINHWILNAITFSSTVDLFIFGAVAITIASIALLTFLICRNTIYCRRRRADRAAKREERRTRRAYKSAARRLRWRKWWDTFRGTAPLLPSANNTQRHDLTAFETPHPHHDHHYYRHTAEPYELELDTETDSRQGFIQAEIRGFRQALQYVGELVRYPADRNIDIESGTSYFGPEGHDGVKAVDAREKQKVGRSRASSSTAGLSTVMSLRTISLGTEAETETDIDISSRATPPPSYHP, from the exons ATGCGGTGTACAGCGGCAGCACTGGGCTTACTCTTAGCCGTGCCTATGAAATGTTTGGCTACTGACACAGGCCAAAACGATGAAATAATACCATTGGGTGGAAGTGTCGTCGGAA CAAATACGTATACCGTGGTGAGGTTTGAGGCTGTCTGCTCAGAGTGCACAGACTTATCGCATTCAAGACTG CCTCTTGAGCTAAAGGTCAGTAGACCTGATGGCGCCTGCGATGGCTCAGCCATCTATCTCAACGGGCAGCCGCTCGTCCATAACCGTGATAGAAATTCTCAGCATGAGTTCAGTACGGTCCCAATATTCTCTGGTAACTCCACAGCCGTGTTATCCGTCAGTTGGCAGAGCGGCTGCATTGGGGCACCTTGCGGAAGCACCGGGACGTGCTCGGAAATGGACCAATTCCTCACCATTCAGATTGAACAAATCGATGATATAGATCTTGAAATGAGCATAGATTTTAGCGTTACGCTCGCCGAGGACATGCGTCCCAAGATACACGATCTATGCAGTCACCCGTGGGAAATTACCAACTTCGACCTAATCGACTGCCCCGACTCCCGACCAGGTTTGGTCAACCAAATAAACCATTGGATTCTAAACGCCATCACCTTTTCTTCCACCGTCGACCTCTTCATATTCGGAGCAGTCGCTATCACCATCGCGAGTATAGCACTGCTAACCTTCCTCATCTGCCGTAATACCATTTACTGCCGCCGACGCCGCGCCGATAGAGCCGCCAAgcgagaagagaggaggacaCGACGTGCCTATAAATCCGCTGCCCGCCGACTGCGATGGAGAAAATGGTGGGATACATTTAGGGGCACGGCACCTCTTCTCCCCTCTGCCAACAACACACAACGCCACGACCTCACAGCTTTTGAAACACCACATCCGCATCACGATCACCACTACTATCGTCACACAGCGGAGCCCTATGAACTGGAACTTGATACTGAAACTGATTCCAGACAGGGCTTCATACAAGCCGAAATAAGAGGCTTCCGTCAAGCGCTCCAGTACGTTGGGGAACTGGTGCGCTATCCAGCGGATAggaatatagatatagagagCGGAACTAGCTACTTTGGCCCTGAAGGCCACGATGGCGTCAAAGCAGTGGACGCgcgggagaagcagaaagtAGGAAGGAGTCGAgcatcttcgtcgacagcAGGTCTTTCGACGGTCATGTCGCTTCGAACGATTAGTTTGGGTACGGaggcggagacggagacggaTATAGATATCTCTTCGCGTGCGACGCCGCCACCTAGTTATCATCCTTGA